The Humulus lupulus chromosome 3, drHumLupu1.1, whole genome shotgun sequence genome window below encodes:
- the LOC133824466 gene encoding uncharacterized protein LOC133824466, protein MSSNSNVGQRGRGQNKHYWTPMEDNALIDCLLELSQNPTWRANCGFKNGYLQQIEIMLETKLQRSGLKASPHIESRIKTLKGKYCCLTELLSLSGFGWDNEHMMLLCEKSAFDEWVKKRKYASGLYGKPFPYYYKLAEIYGRDRATGTNAGNADDDEEEIRQEDTIGVDFGVDDNIADGGDDEEIDEFDGVSNTQHPSNMRCRSTESTTSAQQRNKKKRSKVMDGMSANIGALAESVSEIVPKLQGLINALSNDKEVADMQANLYTEISKIDSLTAIQCIKVTNMLAEKPSLMRVFYAMSDEVKMQYIMNMLQNDA, encoded by the exons ATGAGTTCTAACTCTAATGTAGGTCAAAGAGGGAGAGGTCAAAATAAACATTACTGGACTCCAATGGAAGACAATGCTTTGATCGACTGTCTTCTAGAGTTAAGCCAAAATCCTACATGGCGAGCTAATTGTGGATTTAAAAATGGATATTTGCAACAAATAGAGATTATGTTAGAAACAAAATTACAGCGTTCTGGATTGAAGGCCTCACCTCATATTGAATCTCGTATTAAAACTTTGAAGGGAAAGTATTGTTGCTTGACTGAATTGTTGTCTTTAAGTGGTTTTGGTTGGGACAATGAGCATATGATGTTATTATGTGAAAAAAGTGCATTTGATGAGTGGGTGAAG AAACGTAAATATGCAAGTGGATTATATGGAAAACCATTTCCTTATTATTACAAGCTAGCAGAAATATATGGTCGAGATCGTGCTACTGGAACAAATGCTGGTAATGCtgatgatgatgaagaggaaATACGACAAGAGGATACAATTGGTGTGGATTTTGGAGTTGATGATAATATAGCTGATGGAGGGGatgatgaagaaatagatgagTTTGATGGTGTCTCAAATACTCAACACCCTAGTAATATGCGTTGTAGATCCACTGAGAGTACTACTAGTGCCCAACAACGTAATAAAAAGAAAAGGTCAAAGGTAATGGATGGTATGTCAGCTAATATTGGTGCATTAGCAGAATCTGTATCAGAAATCGTCCCCAAGCTTCAAGGACTGATCAATGCATTATCAAATGATAAAGAAgtggctgatatgcaagccaattTATATACAGAAATAAGCAAGATTGACAGCCTAACTGCAATACAATGTATTAAAGTCACCAACATGTTAGCAGAAAAGCCCTCATTGATGCGAGTGTTTTATGCAATGTCAGATGAGGTGAAAATgcaatatattatgaatatgttgcAAAATGATGCCTAA
- the LOC133824467 gene encoding protein ALP1-like, producing the protein MVAMFLYILAHHHKNRVVGFSFKRSGKTVSKYFHECLKAMIRCQKEFWKTPEPVLETSIDPRWKWFKKCLGALDGTYIRVRVREADKPRYRTRKGEIATNVLGVCSQDMQFIYVLPGWEGSTHDGRVLRDAVTRRNGLKVPNGYYYLVDAGYTNGQGFLAPFRGTRYHLNDWDDGHLPNTPEEFFNMKHSSARNVIERCFGLLKMRWAILRSPSFYDLKTQRRIIYVCCMLHNFIRKEMNIDPVENEMNNFPENHTTTNYNYINSVESSNSWTTWRQNLAEEMWNTWRANRGLG; encoded by the exons ATGGTAGCAATGTTTCTATATATTCTAGCACACCACCATAAGAATCGTGTTGTTGGTTTTAGTTTTAAGAGATCAGGAAAAACTGTTagtaaatattttcatgaatgtTTAAAAGCAATGATTCGCTGCCAAAAAGAATTTTGGAAAACACCTGAGCCAGTATTAGAGACCTCAATCGATCCAAGGTGGAAGTGGTTTAAG AAATGTTTGGGAGCATTAGATGGAACCTATATAAGAGTGCGTGTACGTGAAGCTGATAAACCAAGATATAGGACAAGAAAAGGAGAGATCGCAACCAATGTTTTGGGGGTTTGTTCACAAGACATGCAGTTTATATATGTCTTACCAGGTTGGGAAGGTTCAACACATGATGGACGAGTATTGAGAGATGCCGTGACTAGGAGAAATGGGTTAAAAGTCCCTAACg gttattattatttagttgatGCTGGATACACCAATGGTCAAGGTTTTCTTGCACCTTTTCGAGGAACACGATACCATCTTAATGATTGGGATGATGGACACCTTCCAAACACACCGGAAGAGTTCTTCAATATGAAACATTCAAGTGCTAGGAATGTAATTGAGCGTTGCTTTGGATTGTTGAAAATGCGATGGGCAATTCTTAGAAGTCCATCTTTTTATGACTTGAAAACACAACGACGTATAATTTATGTTTGTTGTATGTTGCACAATTTTATTCGAAAAGAGATGAACATTGATCCAGTGGAAAATGAGATGAATAATTTTCCAGAAAATCATACTACaacaaattataattatataaatagtgTTGAGTCTTCAAATTCTTGGACCACATGGAGACAAAATTTGGCAGAAGAAATGTGGAATACATGGCGAGCAAATAGAGGTTTaggataa
- the LOC133824468 gene encoding uncharacterized protein LOC133824468, giving the protein MVKEEGAREWRLTGMYGEPNRALRRRTWSLIRRLHEQSELPWCLIGDLNNVLNECGLIDLDLNGYQFTWEMGFGTNRWVEVRIDRALSSHSWLHMFPMAELFNLEFSTSDHSPLLLDPIFTQSSPQEKKFRFENAWLREPVCQQIVSDIWDSCIDRDILGKLAHYGQVLGSWGKEVTGNFNHRIHLCKKKLSRLKGRRDVGAVQRYKEEQQKLYEALTQKEIFWRKRSKQLWLKEGDPNTKFFHA; this is encoded by the exons ATGGTGAAGGAGGAAGGTGCTCGAGAATGGCGACTTACAGGGATGTATGGAGAACCAAATAGAGCCCTTAGAAGAAGAACTTGGAGCCTAATTCGAAGGCTTCATGAACAGTCAGAGCTGCCATGGTGTTTGATTGGAGACCTTAACAAT GTTCTCAATGAGTGTGGCTTAATAGACTTGGACTTAAATGGTTATCAATTTACGTGGGAGATGGGTTTCGGTACAAACAGATGGGTTGAGGTCCGTATAGACAGAGCTCTTTCTTCTCATAGTTGGTTACACATGTTCCCAATGGCTGAGCTCTTCAATCTTGAATTTTCTACCTCTGATCATTCCCCTCTATTGTTGGATCCAATTTTCACTCAATCTAGCCCTCAAGAGAAAAAGTTTCGGTTTGAAAATGCTTGGTTGAGAGAGCCAGTTTGTCAGCAAATTGTTAGTGATATTTGGGATAGTTGTATCGATAGGGATATTCTAGGTAAGCTGGCTCACTATGGTCAGGTGTTGGGAAGTTGGGGAAAAGAAGTTACTGGCAATTTCAACCATAGAATTCATTTGTGCAAGAAGAAGCTTAGTCGGTTAAAAGGTAGAAGAGATGTTGGGGCAGTACAAAGATATAAGGAGGAACAACAAAAATTATATGAAGCTCTTACTCAAAAAGAGATCTTCTGGAGGAAAAGATCAAAGCAACTTTGGTTAAAAGAAGGAGATCCAAATACTAAGTTTTTCCATGCTTGA